ATCGCGGTCAGCATCGTGTTGGACGCCGTGGCCACCGAGCCCAGGTTCGTCGCGTTGTTGAGGAAGCCCGGATTGTAGGACGTCGTCAGCAGCATGTCGAAGACGTTGGAGAAGCTCCCGGAGGTCACCCCCAGCGGGAAGAGCGGAAAGCTCGGCGTCGAGGTCATGACACCCGCGGTCCCCGTACCCGGCGCCGCCGTCGGGCCGTGGATGTGCGCCGCGGTTGTGATCCCGATCAGGTCCTGGAATTCCGCCTGCACGCTCATGGTCTGGGCGACGTCGTCGAAGACCACCCTCGCGAAGCCCGTGCCGGGCGAGGCGTTGGGCGGCGCCTCGCTGGGCCCATCCAGGATCGCCTCGAACGTGAAGACAGCGGCGGCGGCCGGGGCGGCGAGCGACGAGGCCGCGAGCGCCAGGGCGATGGTCAGAGCCCGCATGAATTCCTCCTACGAAGCCGCCCCCGCGACTTGAGCGCCGTCAGGTGAGGCCCGGGCGCGGACTTCGTCAACCGTCGTTATCTCTTCAGCCCATCCACGAAAGCGATCCCACTGGCGCCCGCGCCGCCGGTCGCGCCGCGATTTCGGCCCCGCCCCGTCGGTTCAGCGCAAACTCGCCGAAGGCGTCGGCCCCGTGGCTGGCCTTGTCGTGCAGCGGCCCGCCGTAGCTCCGCGTCGCCCGGTTCCAGCGCTTGCGATACCCGCGCAGCCGCTCCAGGCCCACAGCGCACCGCTGGGCGTCGAACCAGCATAGCGGGATCATCAGTCGCGCGGCGTTCACCCGCTCCTCCGGATCGGCCGCCGTCCCCACGCTGATGCGCGTCAGCCCCAAGGACCCCAGGGTCTCGTACCGCGATCGCCCGGTGGCCAGCTCGCGCACCATCACATCGTGCGGCAGGTGATGGGTCCCCCACAGGTACGGCCTCTCGGCGATTGCGCGCCGCACGATCTCGGGCAGCCCCTCGCCGCTGGTCTCGAAATAGTCGACCACCCGCACCTCGCGCCCGGCCTGCTGGAAGAACCAGACCGCCGTGTAGTCGTCGATGCCCAGGTCCCAGGCGGTGTCCACGCGCAAGGACGGATCCACCGGCACGCGGCCCACGCGTCCCGCCCGCTCGGCCGCGGCCAGCAGGCTGGAATAAAAGGCGCCCGGCGCAGCGGCGTCGAAGTCCACGAGGTACTCCGACGCGAACCGCGCCTCCCCCTCCTCCGCGCTCCCGAGCTCGGCGATCAGCTCGGCCTTCTCCCGGGCCAGTTGCTCTGGCGTGAAGACGTCGGTCGCTGTGGCGGGTGACTTCAGGCAGAACCAGTCGGCGTCCCGAGCCCGCGCCTCGAAGGCGCGCGTCGCGTGGTTCCGGCCACGCGGCGTCCACAGGAAGAGCGACCATCCGCCGTTCTCCGCCAGGATCGGCCGGAGGTATTCCCAGGCCTCGG
This portion of the bacterium genome encodes:
- a CDS encoding CHRD domain-containing protein, which produces MRALTIALALAASSLAAPAAAAVFTFEAILDGPSEAPPNASPGTGFARVVFDDVAQTMSVQAEFQDLIGITTAAHIHGPTAAPGTGTAGVMTSTPSFPLFPLGVTSGSFSNVFDMLLTTSYNPGFLNNATNLGSVATASNTMLTAMRDGKAYFNIHTPQYPGGEIRGFLTAVPEPGTWALMIAGFGMTGAVLRSRRRPAVRAAR